The Thermosipho melanesiensis BI429 sequence ATTGCAGCAGCAACTCTAAGATTTTCTCGAATTGATGCGTTTATATCTAATTTTCCAGCGAGTTCTGGACCAACCGCAAGTTTGTAGGAATAAAAAGTTGGAAGATATTCAATTGCCCCTCTGTCTGTAGCTGCCATAACACTTATTGCATTTGGAAGACCATATGCTACTAGTCTAGTTCCATCTACAGGATCTACTGCTATATCAAGTTCTGGGGTATTTTCTTCCCAATTACCTACCTGTTCTCCTATGTAGAGCATTGGAGCTTTGTCTTTTTCGCCTTCGCCTATTACTACAACACCTTGCATGTCTATGTAATCCAGCATACCTCTCATTGCATCACTAGCCATTTTGTCTACCATTTCTTTGTTTCCTCTACCTAGGTACCTACTTGACATTAGTGCAGCAGCTTCTGTAACTCTAACAAGTTCAAGTGTTATTTCCTTTGAAAGCCCTGGCATTATCACACCCCCACTTTTATTATTAACAAAATAATTATATCACTATGTAACACTTAAGTAAAATATTGTATACTTGTGGTTAATTTTGTTTTTTTTATATTTTTTTTAATAAAAGCTATTCAAGGGCTTTTAAGGCTGTTTTATAATCAATTTCCGACCATTCACCTCTCTTTAAATTGAAATCTTCGAGTTTTAATTTACCTATGCGTATTCTTTCGATTTTTTTGTAGGAAAGGCCAAGGAATTTAACTATTAATTTTATCTCATGATATTTTCCTTCCGTAATTGTTATGGAGATAAAGTTGTCTTTTAATCTCTTTATTATAGCAGGTTTAAAGCGTGTTCCATTTTTTAAAACTATACCATCTTTTGCTTTTTGTATCATTTCATCTGATATTTCTTTGTCAACTTTTACTATGTATTCTTTTTCTATTTTGCTTTTTGGGGAGGTTATTTTATGTGTAAATATTCCATCGTTTGTAATTAATAACAACCCCTCCACATCTTTATCTAGTCTTCCTGCAATATGGAGATTTTCGACGTAAGGATGGTCAATAAATTCAAATATATTTCTTTCAAATTCAGATTTACTAGAAGTATATCCTGTAGGTTTGTTAAAAATTATATAAACGTTATGATAGGGGGTAATGGGTGTGTTATTTACTGTTACAATATCATTTTCTTTTACTTTAAAATCCACATTTGTTATTATTTCTCCATTGATCTTTACAATCCCAAACTTTATAAGCCTTTTAACTTCTTTTCTAGAACCCACCTTTGCATTTGATAGGAATTTATCTAGTCGCATTTTTAATCGCCTCAATTACTTTTATTACTCTATAG is a genomic window containing:
- a CDS encoding pseudouridine synthase, translating into MRLDKFLSNAKVGSRKEVKRLIKFGIVKINGEIITNVDFKVKENDIVTVNNTPITPYHNVYIIFNKPTGYTSSKSEFERNIFEFIDHPYVENLHIAGRLDKDVEGLLLITNDGIFTHKITSPKSKIEKEYIVKVDKEISDEMIQKAKDGIVLKNGTRFKPAIIKRLKDNFISITITEGKYHEIKLIVKFLGLSYKKIERIRIGKLKLEDFNLKRGEWSEIDYKTALKALE